Proteins encoded together in one Nitrospirota bacterium window:
- the rplK gene encoding 50S ribosomal protein L11, which yields MAKKEVTAQVKLQIPAGKANPAPPVGPALGPHGINIMEFCKTFNAQTQALGDTIIPIVLTVYSDRSFTFITKTPPASELIKKAAGIIKGSGTPNKDKVGRITSAQVKEIAQTKLSDLNANSIDAAVKIISGTARSMGVEITD from the coding sequence ATGGCTAAGAAAGAAGTAACAGCTCAGGTGAAACTGCAGATACCTGCAGGAAAGGCAAATCCGGCGCCTCCTGTAGGCCCGGCGCTTGGCCCGCACGGTATCAACATAATGGAATTTTGCAAGACATTCAATGCGCAGACACAGGCGCTGGGTGACACTATAATTCCTATTGTTTTAACCGTATATTCGGACAGGTCGTTTACATTTATAACAAAGACACCGCCGGCATCCGAATTAATAAAAAAAGCGGCAGGGATTATTAAGGGGTCAGGCACTCCCAATAAAGACAAGGTTGGCAGGATAACTTCTGCGCAGGTCAAAGAAATAGCACAGACAAAGCTTTCAGATCTCAATGCTAACTCTATTGACGCAGCGGTAAAGATTATCAGCGGAACTGCAAGAAGCATGGGAGTGGAAATAACAGATTAA
- a CDS encoding 50S ribosomal protein L1, whose product MGKKIKEAREKVERGKEYSIEDAIGLVKKASFTKFNETVDMAVNLGIDAKKTDQMVRNAVVLPHGTGKKVRVVVFAKGEKEKEARDAGADYVGAEDLIEKIQQGWFDFDKVVATPDIMGLVGKLGKLLGPRGLMPNPKLGTVTFDLAKAVKEIKAGKIEYKTEKAGLIHVPIGKVSFDNQKLIENAMAVIDAIIKAKPPTSKGKYLKKVAVSSTMGPGVKIDVGRLTAAK is encoded by the coding sequence ATGGGCAAGAAGATTAAAGAAGCCAGAGAAAAAGTTGAGAGAGGAAAAGAGTATTCTATTGAGGATGCCATAGGTCTTGTAAAGAAAGCTTCCTTTACAAAATTTAATGAGACTGTTGACATGGCTGTGAATCTCGGGATTGACGCCAAAAAAACAGACCAGATGGTCAGAAACGCTGTTGTCCTTCCGCATGGGACAGGCAAAAAGGTAAGGGTTGTTGTCTTTGCAAAAGGTGAGAAAGAGAAAGAGGCCAGAGATGCAGGCGCAGATTATGTCGGCGCTGAAGACCTTATTGAAAAGATACAGCAGGGCTGGTTCGATTTTGATAAGGTAGTTGCAACGCCTGATATAATGGGTCTCGTAGGAAAGCTTGGTAAGTTGTTGGGCCCGAGGGGACTTATGCCGAATCCCAAGCTCGGAACGGTTACATTTGATCTGGCAAAGGCTGTAAAAGAGATAAAGGCCGGAAAGATAGAGTATAAAACCGAAAAGGCAGGATTGATACATGTGCCGATCGGTAAGGTCTCATTTGATAATCAGAAGCTCATAGAAAATGCCATGGCAGTGATTGACGCAATAATAAAGGCTAAGCCGCCTACAAGCAAAGGCAAATATCTAAAAAAGGTGGCTGTATCATCTACGATGGGGCCCGGTGTAAAAATTGATGTTGGCAGGCTGACAGCAGCGAAGTAA
- the rplJ gene encoding 50S ribosomal protein L10: protein MSASGGQPTETLSPSLGKEDKLKREEKTHLIAELKDRFKKAKAVVLTDYKGLTVAELFELRRLLRGAGIEYKVVKNTLARAASAKTSLSVISDLLKGPVGIAIGYADPAQVAKKVIEYSKKNNKLKVNGGVVEGMLCNAEDIKSIAALPPREILLSMLAGVFNAPLSKMAGALSATVSSFAYAVNALEQKKLKVGS, encoded by the coding sequence TTGTCTGCCTCAGGCGGACAGCCTACCGAGACGCTTTCCCCGTCTCTGGGAAAGGAGGATAAACTGAAAAGGGAAGAAAAAACACACCTTATAGCTGAGCTTAAGGATAGATTCAAAAAGGCAAAAGCAGTGGTTCTGACGGATTATAAAGGATTAACCGTTGCCGAGCTTTTTGAATTGAGGCGATTGTTGCGCGGTGCAGGGATTGAGTACAAGGTTGTAAAGAACACGCTTGCAAGAGCGGCATCTGCAAAAACAAGCCTGTCTGTAATCAGTGATTTATTAAAAGGCCCTGTCGGGATTGCCATCGGCTATGCCGATCCTGCGCAGGTTGCAAAGAAGGTCATTGAGTATTCCAAGAAGAATAATAAGCTAAAGGTAAACGGCGGAGTTGTTGAAGGCATGCTTTGCAATGCTGAAGACATCAAATCAATAGCCGCACTGCCGCCGAGAGAAATTCTCCTCAGTATGCTGGCAGGCGTATTTAATGCGCCGCTGAGCAAAATGGCAGGGGCATTGTCGGCGACAGTCAGCAGTTTTGCATACGCAGTGAATGCATTAGAACAAAAAAAGTTAAAAGTTGGAAGTTAA
- the rplL gene encoding 50S ribosomal protein L7/L12 translates to MSVTKEQVLEFFDNMTVLDMSKFVKEFEERYGVTAAAPMAMAAAPGAAGAPAAAEEKTSFDVILASVGDKKIQVIKVIREITGLGLKEAKDLVDGAPKPIKTGVTKEESDSIKAKVEEQGAKVEIK, encoded by the coding sequence ATGTCAGTAACAAAAGAACAGGTTTTAGAATTCTTTGACAATATGACAGTGCTTGATATGTCAAAGTTCGTTAAGGAGTTTGAGGAGAGATATGGAGTGACAGCAGCGGCCCCTATGGCAATGGCTGCCGCTCCAGGCGCAGCTGGCGCACCTGCTGCTGCAGAAGAGAAGACAAGTTTTGATGTAATTCTTGCCTCAGTGGGCGATAAGAAAATCCAGGTAATAAAAGTTATTCGTGAGATTACAGGACTCGGACTCAAAGAGGCAAAAGACCTTGTTGATGGCGCTCCGAAGCCTATTAAGACCGGAGTCACAAAGGAAGAATCTGACTCTATTAAGGCAAAGGTTGAAGAACAGGGAGCAAAGGTAGAGATAAAATAG